Proteins encoded together in one Planctomyces sp. SH-PL14 window:
- a CDS encoding DUF3500 domain-containing protein, translated as MIRLALLLACAISLATPHHLRADNTPTAPVAKAMADAANKVLASLDDAQKAKVVMKFDDPARLDWHNIPKPVRKGVQLREMTPEQQKLCHELLKSALSDSGYEKASRIMSLENNLREGEKNIQNGNLRDPLRYFLTIFGTPSDKGTWGWSFEGHHFSLNFAVRDGLVIGETPSFWGANPATVYLHIDGGPEKGIRTLAKEEQLAFDLVNSLDDAQKKKAIIAEKAPAEYRNAGNPEPPKGPAEGISAKELNETQRKLLWSLLETYNSHLEDALAAERLKELQAAGLDNLSFAWLGSTKPHMGHSYRIQGPTFILELINVQSDTEGTVANHIHSVWRSLTRDFGLTAK; from the coding sequence ATGATTCGTCTGGCACTGCTGCTCGCCTGTGCAATCTCGCTCGCCACTCCCCACCACCTCCGCGCGGACAACACCCCCACCGCACCCGTCGCCAAGGCCATGGCCGACGCCGCCAACAAAGTCCTGGCATCGCTCGACGACGCCCAGAAGGCCAAGGTCGTCATGAAGTTCGACGACCCCGCCCGCCTTGACTGGCACAACATCCCCAAGCCGGTCCGCAAAGGGGTCCAGCTCCGCGAGATGACCCCCGAACAGCAGAAGCTCTGCCACGAGCTCCTCAAGAGCGCCCTCAGCGACTCCGGCTACGAAAAAGCCTCCCGGATCATGTCCCTGGAGAACAACCTCCGCGAAGGGGAAAAGAACATCCAGAACGGCAACCTCCGCGACCCGCTCCGGTACTTCCTCACGATCTTCGGCACCCCGTCGGACAAGGGAACCTGGGGCTGGAGCTTCGAAGGCCACCACTTCTCCCTCAACTTCGCCGTTCGCGACGGCCTCGTCATCGGCGAAACGCCCAGCTTCTGGGGCGCCAACCCGGCCACGGTCTACCTGCACATCGACGGCGGACCGGAAAAGGGAATCCGGACCCTCGCCAAGGAAGAACAGCTCGCCTTCGACCTCGTGAACTCCCTCGACGACGCCCAGAAGAAGAAGGCCATCATCGCCGAGAAGGCCCCCGCCGAGTACCGCAACGCCGGCAACCCCGAGCCGCCGAAGGGACCGGCCGAAGGGATCTCCGCGAAGGAACTGAACGAAACCCAGCGGAAGCTCCTCTGGTCGCTCCTTGAGACCTACAACAGCCACCTCGAAGACGCTCTCGCCGCCGAACGGCTCAAGGAACTCCAGGCCGCTGGCCTCGACAATCTCTCCTTCGCCTGGCTCGGTTCGACGAAGCCCCACATGGGCCACTCCTATCGGATCCAGGGCCCGACCTTCATCCTGGAGCTGATCAACGTCCAGTCCGACACCGAAGGAACCGTGGCGAACCACATCCACTCGGTCTGGCGGAGCCTCACCCGCGACTTCGGCCTGACGGCCAAGTAG
- a CDS encoding lactate racemase domain-containing protein — translation MPWIVEQSEQISWERLRELMAQTVAEARKRLCAEPKRVLLLPPDITRMHSGVGRLTEMLYEMLSPEADVHVIPTLGQHVPHTPEENERMFGKVPNERIHAHDWRNGCVKVGEISGEEVAASCGGVADWPIPLTLNKMLMEGKWDLIIHLGHVVPHEVLGFANHNKNYFIGVGGKELICASHLMAATCGIENNLGNLVTPVRHCFNVAEERYLKHLPDVYVQVVMARNAKNELVHTGVYIGDDLDTYLGAARQSREQNITVFDQPVKKIVCVMQGDEFVSTWVANKAVYRTRMALADGGELLILAPGLKRFGEQPDVDAIIRKYGYTGTEHVMKLYKTEPDLQELAHATAHLLHGSSEGRFKITYAPGFLSKAEIEQVNFQYADLAEMTKRYRPDECQEGWNKTADGEEYFFIPTPSAGLWSTRERLYNRATGFGGDKVPSVGG, via the coding sequence ATGCCGTGGATTGTCGAGCAGAGTGAGCAGATTTCCTGGGAACGCCTCCGCGAGCTGATGGCCCAGACCGTCGCCGAAGCCCGCAAACGCCTCTGCGCGGAGCCGAAGCGCGTCCTTCTCCTCCCGCCGGACATCACCCGCATGCACTCGGGCGTCGGCCGGCTGACCGAGATGCTCTACGAGATGCTCTCGCCGGAAGCGGACGTCCACGTCATCCCGACCCTCGGCCAGCACGTCCCGCACACGCCCGAAGAGAACGAGCGGATGTTCGGGAAGGTCCCGAACGAGCGGATCCACGCGCACGACTGGCGGAACGGCTGCGTGAAGGTCGGCGAGATCTCGGGCGAGGAAGTCGCCGCCTCCTGCGGCGGCGTGGCCGACTGGCCGATCCCGCTCACGCTCAACAAGATGCTCATGGAAGGGAAGTGGGACCTCATCATCCACCTCGGGCACGTCGTCCCCCATGAAGTGCTGGGCTTCGCCAACCACAACAAGAACTACTTCATCGGCGTTGGCGGCAAGGAGCTGATCTGCGCGTCGCACCTCATGGCGGCGACCTGCGGCATCGAGAACAACCTCGGCAACCTCGTGACTCCCGTCCGCCACTGCTTCAACGTGGCCGAAGAGCGGTATCTCAAGCACCTGCCGGACGTCTACGTGCAGGTCGTCATGGCCCGCAACGCGAAGAACGAGCTCGTTCACACCGGCGTCTACATCGGTGACGACCTCGACACCTACCTCGGCGCGGCCCGCCAGTCCCGCGAGCAGAACATCACGGTCTTCGACCAGCCGGTCAAGAAGATCGTCTGTGTCATGCAGGGGGACGAGTTCGTCAGCACCTGGGTCGCCAACAAGGCGGTCTACCGGACCCGCATGGCCCTCGCCGACGGAGGAGAACTCCTCATTCTCGCCCCCGGCCTCAAGCGGTTTGGCGAGCAGCCGGACGTCGACGCCATCATCCGCAAGTACGGCTACACCGGCACCGAACACGTGATGAAGCTCTACAAGACGGAGCCGGACCTGCAGGAGCTGGCCCACGCCACGGCCCACCTGCTGCACGGCTCGTCCGAAGGCCGGTTCAAGATCACCTATGCCCCGGGCTTCCTCTCGAAGGCCGAGATCGAGCAGGTCAACTTCCAGTACGCCGACCTCGCCGAGATGACGAAGCGTTATCGGCCGGACGAGTGCCAGGAAGGCTGGAACAAGACGGCGGACGGCGAAGAGTACTTCTTCATCCCCACTCCGTCGGCCGGCCTGTGGTCGACCCGCGAACGCCTTTACAACCGGGCCACCGGATTCGGCGGCGACAAGGTCCCGTCGGTCGGGGGCTGA